The Rhododendron vialii isolate Sample 1 chromosome 8a, ASM3025357v1 genome has a window encoding:
- the LOC131335910 gene encoding cytochrome P450 71A1-like, translating to MALTPMLQQWCQELNKTISISSFLFSSLLLILLLIALNFFKGSRKLNLPPSPLRLPVIGHLHLLGRLPHQSFRNLSQTYGPILLLHLGRAPTLVVTSAEMAKEIMKTQDVTFSNRVQTRAAKSIAYGCRDLAFSSHGEYWRQLRKICVSQLLTLNRVQSFHSVREEEVAGFIDKIRDASLTRAPINLGELLVGLSSSIISRCILGRKYEGEVNKKRFGELSRTAMEQMGEFCFLDFFPSLGWMDILTGFVKRLNDTSEGLDAFLDEIIEGHRSSKTTKNDQPDKECFIEILLQLQKEGMMAMDINPDSFKAILLDMFIGGTDTSSATMEWAMTELMKNPTKMKKAQEEVRRVVGKKSGVDQDNIDQMDYLKCVVKETLRLHPPVPFLIPRESTESTKLGSYDVLPKTRVFINIWAIQRDPSLWDRPEDFLPERFANNPIDFRGKDFQFLPFGAGRRGCPGISFGVMEVEHVLANLLYWFDWKLLGGADAKDLDMSEAYGITLHKKIYLQLVPAMHTLE from the exons ATGGCTTTAACACCAATGTTACAACAATGGTGTCAAGAGCTCAACAAAACCATATCGATCAGTTCCTTTCTGTTCTCATCCCTCCTCTTAATATTGCTCCTAATTGCACTCAACTTCTTCAAAGGTAGCAGAAAACTCAACTTGCCACCGTCGCCGCTACGGCTTCCTGTAATTGGACACCTGCACCTTCTAGGCAGACTCCCTCACCAGTCTTTCCGCAACCTCTCTCAAACATACGGCCCTATATTGTTGCTACACTTGGGTCGCGCCCCGACTCTTGTTGTCACATCAGCAGAGATGGCCAAAGAAATCATGAAGACCCAAGACGTTACTTTCTCCAATAGAGTCCAAACCAGGGCTGCTAAAAGCATAGCCTATGGATGCCGTGATCTAGCATTTTCTTCCCATGGCGAGTATTGGAGGCAATTGAGAAAGATCTGTGTTTCGCAACTTTTGACCCTCAATAGGGTGCAATCCTTTCATTCAGttagagaagaagaagttgcAGGGTTTATTGACAAGATACGTGACGCAAGTCTTACCAGAGCCCCAATAAACCTTGGAGAGTTGTTGGTTGGTTTGTCCAGCAGCATAATATCTAGATGTATTTTAGGAAGAAAGTACGAAGGAGAAGTTAACAAGAAAAGATTCGGGGAGTTATCAAGGACTGCAATGGAGCAGATGGGAGAATTCTGCTTCTTggattttttcccttctctGGGATGGATGGATATTTTAACTGGTTTCGTAAAGAGGCTGAACGACACTTCCGAGGGATTAGATGCTTTCCTTGACGAGATCATTGAAGGACATAGGAgttccaaaacaacaaaaaatgatcAACCTGACAAGGAATGTTTCATTGAAATACTACTCCAACTTCAGAAAGAAGGCATGATGGCAATGGATATCAATCCAGATAGTTTTAAAGCAATTTtactg GACATGTTTATAGGAGGAACAGATACAAGTTCAGCAACCATGGAGTGGGCAATGACAGAGCTGATGAAAAATCCAACTAAGATGAAAAAAGCTCAAGAAGAGGTAAGAAGAGTGGTTGGGAAGAAATCTGGAGTAGATCAAGATAATATTGATCAAATGGACTACTTAAAATGTGTTGTCAAAGAAACTCTTAGATTACATCCTCCCGTTCCTTTTTTGATTCCTAGAGAATCGACTGAGAGTACTAAGTTGGGAAGTTACGATGTTCTTCCAAAAACAAGAGTTTTCATCAATATATGGGCAATCCAAAGGGATCCTTCACTATGGGACAGGCCAGAAGACTTTCTTCCAGAGAGATTCGCTAACAATCCAATCGATTTTAGGGGGAAGGACTTCCAGTTCCTTCCCTTTGGTGCTGGGCGAAGGGGCTGCCCGGGCATCTCATTTGGTGTCATGGAAGTTGAACATGTGCTTGCTAACCTCTTGTACTGGTTTGACTGGAAGCTTTTAGGTGGTGCTGATGCGAAGGACCTGGACATGAGCGAGGCTTATGGAATAACCCTTCACAAGAAAATTTATCTTCAACTTGTTCCAGCCATGCACACTCTGGAATGA
- the LOC131298733 gene encoding cytochrome P450 71A1-like — MALTPLLQQWCQELNETISISSFLFSSLLLILLLIALNFFKGSKKLNLPPSPPRLPVIGHMHLLGTLPYKSLHTLSQTYGSLLLVYLGRAPTLVVASAEMAKEIMKTQDVTFANRFQTRAGKSIMYGCRDLAFSPRGEYWRQMRKICVTQLLSLNRVHSFHSLREEEVMEWIEKIRHASLDSAPLNLGHLFVHLSSNIISRRTLGRKYEGQDNIRRFGELARSALNHFGEFCFRYIFPSLGWMDVLTGFVKRLKDTSEGLDAFLDEIIEAHRSYKENYDQPDKNCFIEILLQLQNEGMMGIDITHDSIKAILLDMLLAGTDSISSIMEWAMAELMKNPTTMQKAQEEVRTVVGMKSRIDQDDMDQMDYLKCVVKETLRLHPPAPLLIPRELTTSAKLGGYDIPPRTRVLINAWAIQRDPDLWDRPEEFLPDRVHPIWCREKGLPGNLVICQVVSRRTWT, encoded by the exons ATGGCTCTAACACCACTATTGCAACAATGGTGTCAAGAGCTCAACGAAACCATATCCATCAGTTCCTTTCTCTTCTCATCCCTCCTCTTAATATTGCTCCTAATTGCACTCAACTTCTTCAAAGGTAGCAAAAAACTCAACTTGCCTCCATCTCCGCCGCGGCTTCCTGTAATTGGACACATGCATCTCCTAGGCACACTCCCTTACAAGTCTCTCCACACCCTCTCTCAAACCTACGGCTCTCTGTTGTTGGTATACTTGGGCCGTGCCCCGACTCTCGTTGTCGCATCAGCAGAGATGGCCAAAGAAATCATGAAAACCCAAGACGTTACTTTCGCCAATAGATTTCAAACAAGGGCCGGCAAGAGCATAATGTATGGATGCCGTGATCTGGCATTTTCTCCCCGCGGAGAGTATTGGAGACAAATGAGGAAGATCTGTGTTACGCAGCTTTTGAGCCTCAACAGGGTGCACTCATTTCATTCACTtagagaagaagaagttatggagtggattgaaaagatacgtCACGCAAGTCTTGATAGTGCCCCTTTAAACCTTGGAcatttgtttgttcatttatCCAGCAACATAATATCTCGACGTACTTTAGGTAGAAAATACGAAGGACAAGATAATATCAGAAGATTCGGAGAGCTAGCAAGGTCTGCCTTGAATCATTTCGGAGAATTCTGCTTTCGGTACATTTTCCCCTCTCTCGGCTGGATGGATGTTTTAACTGGCTTTGTCAAGAGACTGAAGGACACTTCAGAGGGATTGGATGCTTTCCTTGATGAGATCATTGAAGCACATAGGAGCTACAAAGAAAATTATGATCAGCCCGACAAGAATTGTTTCATCGAAATCCTGCTCCAACTTCAGAACGAAGGCATGATGGGGATTGATATCACTCACGACAGTATTAAAGCAATTTTACTG GACATGCTTTTGGCAGGAACGGATTCTATTTCATCAATCATGGAGTGGGCAATGGCGGAGCTGATGAAAAACCCAACTACCATGCAAAAAGCTCAAGAGGAGGTAAGAACGGTGGTCGGTATGAAATCTAGGATAGATCAAGATGATATGGATCAAATGGACTACTTAAAATGTGTCGTCAAAGAGACTCTTAGACTACATCCCCCAGCTCCTTTATTGATTCCTAGGGAGTTGACTACGAGTGCTAAGTTGGGAGGTTACGATATTCCTCCAAGAACAAGAGTCTTGATCAATGCGTGGGCAATTCAAAGGGATCCTGATTTGTGGGACAGGCCAGAAGAGTTCCTTCCCGATAGAGTTCATCCCATTTGGTGCCGGGAGAAGGGGCTGCCCGGGAATCTCGTTATCTGTCAGGTGGTGTCAAGAAGGACCTGGACATGA